From one Papio anubis isolate 15944 chromosome 12, Panubis1.0, whole genome shotgun sequence genomic stretch:
- the ACCS gene encoding 1-aminocyclopropane-1-carboxylate synthase-like protein 1 isoform X2 produces MFTLPQKDFSAPTTCLGPACMQDLGSSHGDDLEGECSRKLDQKLPELPGVGDSAMFSPDTSYLSSRGRMIKWFWDSAEEGYRTYHMDEYDENKNPSGIINLGVSENKLCFDLLSWRLSQSDMQRVEPSLLQYADWRGHLFLREEVAKFLSFYCKSPAPLRPENVVVLNGGASLFSALATVLCEAGEAFLIPTPYYGAITQHVCLYGNVRLACVYLDSEVTGLDTRPFQLTVEKLEMALREAHSEGVKVKGLILINPQNPLGDIYSPEELQEYLVFAKRHKLHVIVDEVYMLSVFEESVGYCSVLSLERLPDPQRTHVMWATSKDFGMSGLRFGTLYTENQDVATAVASLCRYHGLSGLVQYQMAQLLRDRDWINQVYLPENHARLKAAHTYVSEELRALGIPFLSRGAGFFIWVDLRKYLPKATFEEEMLLWRRFLDNKVLLSFGKAFECKEPGWFRFVFSDQAHRLCLGMQRVRQVLAGKSQVAEDPPPSQSQEPSDQCR; encoded by the exons ATGTTCACACTTCCTCAAAAGGACTTCAGTGCTCCCACCACCTGTCTGGGCCCCGCCTGCATGCAGGACCTGGGCAGTAGCCATGGGGATGATCTGGAAGGAGAATGCTCCAGAAAACTGGACCAGAAGCTGCCAGAGCTCCCTGGAGTGGGTGATTCTGCCATGTTCTCCCCTGATACCTCCTACCTGTCCTCTAGAGGAAGAATGATTAAATGGTTCTGGGATTCCGCTGAGGAGGGCTACAGGACCTACCACATGGATGAGTATGATGAGAACAAGAACCCCAGT GGCATCATCAACTTGGGTGTCAGTGAGAACAAACTCTGCTTTGACCTGCTGTCCTGGCGG CTGAGTCAGAGCGACATGCAGAGAGTGGAGCCGTCCCTGCTGCAGTACGCTGACTGGAGGGGACATCTGTT CCTCCGGGAGGAAGTGGCCAAGTTCCTGTCTTTCTACTGCAAGAGCCCAGCGCCACTCAGACCAGAGAAT GTGGTTGTCCTGAATGGTGGTGCCTCGCTCTTCTCTGCTCTGGCCACGGTGCTGTGTGAGGCCGGGG AGGCTTTCCTGATCCCCACTCCTTACTATGGCGCCATCACACAGCACGTGTGTCTCTACGGCAATGTCCGACTGGCCTGTGTCTACTTGGACAGTGAG GTCACTGGGCTAGACACACGCCCCTTCCAGCTCACAGTGGAGAAGCTGGAGATGGCCCTGCGAGAAGCTCACTCTGAG GGTGTGAAGGTCAAAGGCCTCATCCTCATCAACCCCCAGAACCCTCTGGGTGACATCTACTCCCCGGAAGAGCTGCAGGAGTACCTGGTATTTGCCAAGAG GCACAAGCTGCATGTGATTGTGGATGAGGTCTACATGCTGTCCGTGTTTGAGGAGTCAGTTGGGTACTGCAGTGTCCTAAGCCTGGAAAG GCTGCCTGACCCCCAGAGGACCCACGTGATGTGGGCAACCAGCAAG GACTTTGGGATGTCTGGGCTCCGCTTTGGCACACTGTACACAGAAAACCAGGACGTGGCCACTGCCGTGGCTTCCCTCTGCCGCTACCACGGCCTCAGTGGCTTGGTCCAGTACCAGATGGCACAGCTGCTGCGGGACCGTG ACTGGATCAACCAGGTGTACCTGCCGGAAAACCATGCCCGGCTCAAGGCTGCCCACACCTACGTCTCGGAAGAGCTCAGGGCGTTGGGGATCCCCTTCTTGAGTCGTGGGGCTGGCTTCTTCATCTGGGTTGACTTGAGAAAG TACCTGCCCAAGGCCACCTTTGAGGAGGAAATGCTGCTCTGGCGCCGCTTTTTGGACAACAAGGTGCTGCTGTCCTTCGGCAAGGCCTTCGAGTGTAAAGAGCCTGGTTGGTTTCGCTTTGTCTTCTCAGACCAGGCCCACCGGCTTTGCCTGG GGATGCAGAGGGTCCGGCAGGTGCTTGCAGGCAAATCCCAAGTGGCTGAAGACCCCCCTCCCTCTCAGAGCCAGGAGCCAAGTGACCAATGCAGGTGA
- the ACCS gene encoding 1-aminocyclopropane-1-carboxylate synthase-like protein 1 isoform X1, with protein MFTLPQKDFSAPTTCLGPACMQDLGSSHGDDLEGECSRKLDQKLPELPGVGDSAMFSPDTSYLSSRGRMIKWFWDSAEEGYRTYHMDEYDENKNPSGIINLGVSENKLCFDLLSWRLSQSDMQRVEPSLLQYADWRGHLFLREEVAKFLSFYCKSPAPLRPENVVVLNGGASLFSALATVLCEAGEAFLIPTPYYGAITQHVCLYGNVRLACVYLDSEVTGLDTRPFQLTVEKLEMALREAHSEGVKVKGLILINPQNPLGDIYSPEELQEYLVFAKRHKLHVIVDEVYMLSVFEESVGYCSVLSLESSVLPLFPRCALCRLPDPQRTHVMWATSKDFGMSGLRFGTLYTENQDVATAVASLCRYHGLSGLVQYQMAQLLRDRDWINQVYLPENHARLKAAHTYVSEELRALGIPFLSRGAGFFIWVDLRKYLPKATFEEEMLLWRRFLDNKVLLSFGKAFECKEPGWFRFVFSDQAHRLCLGMQRVRQVLAGKSQVAEDPPPSQSQEPSDQCR; from the exons ATGTTCACACTTCCTCAAAAGGACTTCAGTGCTCCCACCACCTGTCTGGGCCCCGCCTGCATGCAGGACCTGGGCAGTAGCCATGGGGATGATCTGGAAGGAGAATGCTCCAGAAAACTGGACCAGAAGCTGCCAGAGCTCCCTGGAGTGGGTGATTCTGCCATGTTCTCCCCTGATACCTCCTACCTGTCCTCTAGAGGAAGAATGATTAAATGGTTCTGGGATTCCGCTGAGGAGGGCTACAGGACCTACCACATGGATGAGTATGATGAGAACAAGAACCCCAGT GGCATCATCAACTTGGGTGTCAGTGAGAACAAACTCTGCTTTGACCTGCTGTCCTGGCGG CTGAGTCAGAGCGACATGCAGAGAGTGGAGCCGTCCCTGCTGCAGTACGCTGACTGGAGGGGACATCTGTT CCTCCGGGAGGAAGTGGCCAAGTTCCTGTCTTTCTACTGCAAGAGCCCAGCGCCACTCAGACCAGAGAAT GTGGTTGTCCTGAATGGTGGTGCCTCGCTCTTCTCTGCTCTGGCCACGGTGCTGTGTGAGGCCGGGG AGGCTTTCCTGATCCCCACTCCTTACTATGGCGCCATCACACAGCACGTGTGTCTCTACGGCAATGTCCGACTGGCCTGTGTCTACTTGGACAGTGAG GTCACTGGGCTAGACACACGCCCCTTCCAGCTCACAGTGGAGAAGCTGGAGATGGCCCTGCGAGAAGCTCACTCTGAG GGTGTGAAGGTCAAAGGCCTCATCCTCATCAACCCCCAGAACCCTCTGGGTGACATCTACTCCCCGGAAGAGCTGCAGGAGTACCTGGTATTTGCCAAGAG GCACAAGCTGCATGTGATTGTGGATGAGGTCTACATGCTGTCCGTGTTTGAGGAGTCAGTTGGGTACTGCAGTGTCCTAAGCCTGGAAAG TTCTGTGTTGCCTCTGTTCCCACGCTGTGCTCTCTGCAGGCTGCCTGACCCCCAGAGGACCCACGTGATGTGGGCAACCAGCAAG GACTTTGGGATGTCTGGGCTCCGCTTTGGCACACTGTACACAGAAAACCAGGACGTGGCCACTGCCGTGGCTTCCCTCTGCCGCTACCACGGCCTCAGTGGCTTGGTCCAGTACCAGATGGCACAGCTGCTGCGGGACCGTG ACTGGATCAACCAGGTGTACCTGCCGGAAAACCATGCCCGGCTCAAGGCTGCCCACACCTACGTCTCGGAAGAGCTCAGGGCGTTGGGGATCCCCTTCTTGAGTCGTGGGGCTGGCTTCTTCATCTGGGTTGACTTGAGAAAG TACCTGCCCAAGGCCACCTTTGAGGAGGAAATGCTGCTCTGGCGCCGCTTTTTGGACAACAAGGTGCTGCTGTCCTTCGGCAAGGCCTTCGAGTGTAAAGAGCCTGGTTGGTTTCGCTTTGTCTTCTCAGACCAGGCCCACCGGCTTTGCCTGG GGATGCAGAGGGTCCGGCAGGTGCTTGCAGGCAAATCCCAAGTGGCTGAAGACCCCCCTCCCTCTCAGAGCCAGGAGCCAAGTGACCAATGCAGGTGA
- the ACCS gene encoding 1-aminocyclopropane-1-carboxylate synthase-like protein 1 isoform X5 yields MFTLPQKDFSAPTTCLGPACMQDLGSSHGDDLEGECSRKLDQKLPELPGVGDSAMFSPDTSYLSSRGRMIKWFWDSAEEGYRTYHMDEYDENKNPSLSQSDMQRVEPSLLQYADWRGHLFLREEVAKFLSFYCKSPAPLRPENVVVLNGGASLFSALATVLCEAGEAFLIPTPYYGAITQHVCLYGNVRLACVYLDSEVTGLDTRPFQLTVEKLEMALREAHSEGVKVKGLILINPQNPLGDIYSPEELQEYLVFAKRHKLHVIVDEVYMLSVFEESVGYCSVLSLERLPDPQRTHVMWATSKDFGMSGLRFGTLYTENQDVATAVASLCRYHGLSGLVQYQMAQLLRDRDWINQVYLPENHARLKAAHTYVSEELRALGIPFLSRGAGFFIWVDLRKYLPKATFEEEMLLWRRFLDNKVLLSFGKAFECKEPGWFRFVFSDQAHRLCLGMQRVRQVLAGKSQVAEDPPPSQSQEPSDQCR; encoded by the exons ATGTTCACACTTCCTCAAAAGGACTTCAGTGCTCCCACCACCTGTCTGGGCCCCGCCTGCATGCAGGACCTGGGCAGTAGCCATGGGGATGATCTGGAAGGAGAATGCTCCAGAAAACTGGACCAGAAGCTGCCAGAGCTCCCTGGAGTGGGTGATTCTGCCATGTTCTCCCCTGATACCTCCTACCTGTCCTCTAGAGGAAGAATGATTAAATGGTTCTGGGATTCCGCTGAGGAGGGCTACAGGACCTACCACATGGATGAGTATGATGAGAACAAGAACCCCAGT CTGAGTCAGAGCGACATGCAGAGAGTGGAGCCGTCCCTGCTGCAGTACGCTGACTGGAGGGGACATCTGTT CCTCCGGGAGGAAGTGGCCAAGTTCCTGTCTTTCTACTGCAAGAGCCCAGCGCCACTCAGACCAGAGAAT GTGGTTGTCCTGAATGGTGGTGCCTCGCTCTTCTCTGCTCTGGCCACGGTGCTGTGTGAGGCCGGGG AGGCTTTCCTGATCCCCACTCCTTACTATGGCGCCATCACACAGCACGTGTGTCTCTACGGCAATGTCCGACTGGCCTGTGTCTACTTGGACAGTGAG GTCACTGGGCTAGACACACGCCCCTTCCAGCTCACAGTGGAGAAGCTGGAGATGGCCCTGCGAGAAGCTCACTCTGAG GGTGTGAAGGTCAAAGGCCTCATCCTCATCAACCCCCAGAACCCTCTGGGTGACATCTACTCCCCGGAAGAGCTGCAGGAGTACCTGGTATTTGCCAAGAG GCACAAGCTGCATGTGATTGTGGATGAGGTCTACATGCTGTCCGTGTTTGAGGAGTCAGTTGGGTACTGCAGTGTCCTAAGCCTGGAAAG GCTGCCTGACCCCCAGAGGACCCACGTGATGTGGGCAACCAGCAAG GACTTTGGGATGTCTGGGCTCCGCTTTGGCACACTGTACACAGAAAACCAGGACGTGGCCACTGCCGTGGCTTCCCTCTGCCGCTACCACGGCCTCAGTGGCTTGGTCCAGTACCAGATGGCACAGCTGCTGCGGGACCGTG ACTGGATCAACCAGGTGTACCTGCCGGAAAACCATGCCCGGCTCAAGGCTGCCCACACCTACGTCTCGGAAGAGCTCAGGGCGTTGGGGATCCCCTTCTTGAGTCGTGGGGCTGGCTTCTTCATCTGGGTTGACTTGAGAAAG TACCTGCCCAAGGCCACCTTTGAGGAGGAAATGCTGCTCTGGCGCCGCTTTTTGGACAACAAGGTGCTGCTGTCCTTCGGCAAGGCCTTCGAGTGTAAAGAGCCTGGTTGGTTTCGCTTTGTCTTCTCAGACCAGGCCCACCGGCTTTGCCTGG GGATGCAGAGGGTCCGGCAGGTGCTTGCAGGCAAATCCCAAGTGGCTGAAGACCCCCCTCCCTCTCAGAGCCAGGAGCCAAGTGACCAATGCAGGTGA
- the ACCS gene encoding 1-aminocyclopropane-1-carboxylate synthase-like protein 1 isoform X3: MFTLPQKDFSAPTTCLGPACMQDLGSSHGDDLEGECSRKLDQKLPELPGVGDSAMFSPDTSYLSSRGRMIKWFWDSAEEGYRTYHMDEYDENKNPSLSQSDMQRVEPSLLQYADWRGHLFLREEVAKFLSFYCKSPAPLRPENVVVLNGGASLFSALATVLCEAGEAFLIPTPYYGAITQHVCLYGNVRLACVYLDSEVTGLDTRPFQLTVEKLEMALREAHSEGVKVKGLILINPQNPLGDIYSPEELQEYLVFAKRHKLHVIVDEVYMLSVFEESVGYCSVLSLESSVLPLFPRCALCRLPDPQRTHVMWATSKDFGMSGLRFGTLYTENQDVATAVASLCRYHGLSGLVQYQMAQLLRDRDWINQVYLPENHARLKAAHTYVSEELRALGIPFLSRGAGFFIWVDLRKYLPKATFEEEMLLWRRFLDNKVLLSFGKAFECKEPGWFRFVFSDQAHRLCLGMQRVRQVLAGKSQVAEDPPPSQSQEPSDQCR; the protein is encoded by the exons ATGTTCACACTTCCTCAAAAGGACTTCAGTGCTCCCACCACCTGTCTGGGCCCCGCCTGCATGCAGGACCTGGGCAGTAGCCATGGGGATGATCTGGAAGGAGAATGCTCCAGAAAACTGGACCAGAAGCTGCCAGAGCTCCCTGGAGTGGGTGATTCTGCCATGTTCTCCCCTGATACCTCCTACCTGTCCTCTAGAGGAAGAATGATTAAATGGTTCTGGGATTCCGCTGAGGAGGGCTACAGGACCTACCACATGGATGAGTATGATGAGAACAAGAACCCCAGT CTGAGTCAGAGCGACATGCAGAGAGTGGAGCCGTCCCTGCTGCAGTACGCTGACTGGAGGGGACATCTGTT CCTCCGGGAGGAAGTGGCCAAGTTCCTGTCTTTCTACTGCAAGAGCCCAGCGCCACTCAGACCAGAGAAT GTGGTTGTCCTGAATGGTGGTGCCTCGCTCTTCTCTGCTCTGGCCACGGTGCTGTGTGAGGCCGGGG AGGCTTTCCTGATCCCCACTCCTTACTATGGCGCCATCACACAGCACGTGTGTCTCTACGGCAATGTCCGACTGGCCTGTGTCTACTTGGACAGTGAG GTCACTGGGCTAGACACACGCCCCTTCCAGCTCACAGTGGAGAAGCTGGAGATGGCCCTGCGAGAAGCTCACTCTGAG GGTGTGAAGGTCAAAGGCCTCATCCTCATCAACCCCCAGAACCCTCTGGGTGACATCTACTCCCCGGAAGAGCTGCAGGAGTACCTGGTATTTGCCAAGAG GCACAAGCTGCATGTGATTGTGGATGAGGTCTACATGCTGTCCGTGTTTGAGGAGTCAGTTGGGTACTGCAGTGTCCTAAGCCTGGAAAG TTCTGTGTTGCCTCTGTTCCCACGCTGTGCTCTCTGCAGGCTGCCTGACCCCCAGAGGACCCACGTGATGTGGGCAACCAGCAAG GACTTTGGGATGTCTGGGCTCCGCTTTGGCACACTGTACACAGAAAACCAGGACGTGGCCACTGCCGTGGCTTCCCTCTGCCGCTACCACGGCCTCAGTGGCTTGGTCCAGTACCAGATGGCACAGCTGCTGCGGGACCGTG ACTGGATCAACCAGGTGTACCTGCCGGAAAACCATGCCCGGCTCAAGGCTGCCCACACCTACGTCTCGGAAGAGCTCAGGGCGTTGGGGATCCCCTTCTTGAGTCGTGGGGCTGGCTTCTTCATCTGGGTTGACTTGAGAAAG TACCTGCCCAAGGCCACCTTTGAGGAGGAAATGCTGCTCTGGCGCCGCTTTTTGGACAACAAGGTGCTGCTGTCCTTCGGCAAGGCCTTCGAGTGTAAAGAGCCTGGTTGGTTTCGCTTTGTCTTCTCAGACCAGGCCCACCGGCTTTGCCTGG GGATGCAGAGGGTCCGGCAGGTGCTTGCAGGCAAATCCCAAGTGGCTGAAGACCCCCCTCCCTCTCAGAGCCAGGAGCCAAGTGACCAATGCAGGTGA
- the ACCS gene encoding 1-aminocyclopropane-1-carboxylate synthase-like protein 1 isoform X4 — protein MFTLPQKDFSAPTTCLGPACMQDLGSSHGDDLEGECSRKLDQKLPELPGVGDSAMFSPDTSYLSSRGRMIKWFWDSAEEGYRTYHMDEYDENKNPSGIINLGVSENKLCFDLLSWRLSQSDMQRVEPSLLQYADWRGHLFLREEVAKFLSFYCKSPAPLRPENVVVLNGGASLFSALATVLCEAGEAFLIPTPYYGAITQHVCLYGNVRLACVYLDSEGVKVKGLILINPQNPLGDIYSPEELQEYLVFAKRHKLHVIVDEVYMLSVFEESVGYCSVLSLESSVLPLFPRCALCRLPDPQRTHVMWATSKDFGMSGLRFGTLYTENQDVATAVASLCRYHGLSGLVQYQMAQLLRDRDWINQVYLPENHARLKAAHTYVSEELRALGIPFLSRGAGFFIWVDLRKYLPKATFEEEMLLWRRFLDNKVLLSFGKAFECKEPGWFRFVFSDQAHRLCLGMQRVRQVLAGKSQVAEDPPPSQSQEPSDQCR, from the exons ATGTTCACACTTCCTCAAAAGGACTTCAGTGCTCCCACCACCTGTCTGGGCCCCGCCTGCATGCAGGACCTGGGCAGTAGCCATGGGGATGATCTGGAAGGAGAATGCTCCAGAAAACTGGACCAGAAGCTGCCAGAGCTCCCTGGAGTGGGTGATTCTGCCATGTTCTCCCCTGATACCTCCTACCTGTCCTCTAGAGGAAGAATGATTAAATGGTTCTGGGATTCCGCTGAGGAGGGCTACAGGACCTACCACATGGATGAGTATGATGAGAACAAGAACCCCAGT GGCATCATCAACTTGGGTGTCAGTGAGAACAAACTCTGCTTTGACCTGCTGTCCTGGCGG CTGAGTCAGAGCGACATGCAGAGAGTGGAGCCGTCCCTGCTGCAGTACGCTGACTGGAGGGGACATCTGTT CCTCCGGGAGGAAGTGGCCAAGTTCCTGTCTTTCTACTGCAAGAGCCCAGCGCCACTCAGACCAGAGAAT GTGGTTGTCCTGAATGGTGGTGCCTCGCTCTTCTCTGCTCTGGCCACGGTGCTGTGTGAGGCCGGGG AGGCTTTCCTGATCCCCACTCCTTACTATGGCGCCATCACACAGCACGTGTGTCTCTACGGCAATGTCCGACTGGCCTGTGTCTACTTGGACAGTGAG GGTGTGAAGGTCAAAGGCCTCATCCTCATCAACCCCCAGAACCCTCTGGGTGACATCTACTCCCCGGAAGAGCTGCAGGAGTACCTGGTATTTGCCAAGAG GCACAAGCTGCATGTGATTGTGGATGAGGTCTACATGCTGTCCGTGTTTGAGGAGTCAGTTGGGTACTGCAGTGTCCTAAGCCTGGAAAG TTCTGTGTTGCCTCTGTTCCCACGCTGTGCTCTCTGCAGGCTGCCTGACCCCCAGAGGACCCACGTGATGTGGGCAACCAGCAAG GACTTTGGGATGTCTGGGCTCCGCTTTGGCACACTGTACACAGAAAACCAGGACGTGGCCACTGCCGTGGCTTCCCTCTGCCGCTACCACGGCCTCAGTGGCTTGGTCCAGTACCAGATGGCACAGCTGCTGCGGGACCGTG ACTGGATCAACCAGGTGTACCTGCCGGAAAACCATGCCCGGCTCAAGGCTGCCCACACCTACGTCTCGGAAGAGCTCAGGGCGTTGGGGATCCCCTTCTTGAGTCGTGGGGCTGGCTTCTTCATCTGGGTTGACTTGAGAAAG TACCTGCCCAAGGCCACCTTTGAGGAGGAAATGCTGCTCTGGCGCCGCTTTTTGGACAACAAGGTGCTGCTGTCCTTCGGCAAGGCCTTCGAGTGTAAAGAGCCTGGTTGGTTTCGCTTTGTCTTCTCAGACCAGGCCCACCGGCTTTGCCTGG GGATGCAGAGGGTCCGGCAGGTGCTTGCAGGCAAATCCCAAGTGGCTGAAGACCCCCCTCCCTCTCAGAGCCAGGAGCCAAGTGACCAATGCAGGTGA